The following is a genomic window from Osmerus eperlanus chromosome 18, fOsmEpe2.1, whole genome shotgun sequence.
tgattCCCTGCCAAGACAAACCACTGCGTTGGGTTACAGGTCTTGTAGCCAAACAATCTGCACGGTGTTTAATCCACTCCGGTTGTGTCCGCACCGGGCCTGCTGTCAGTCATGTAGCACACAGGTGACTGGGATAGGACTCCTTATCCCCATCGGCTCTACTGACAGAAGGGTACGAGAACACAAAGACTGATAGCAGCCGGCTTTGAGATAAAgtaagtatgtgtgtctgtgtgagagtagaggagagagagagagaagaagaagagaggatagagagagaaaaagagaggatagagagagaaaaagagagagggagaagacaggagagagaaagagaaaacttAATGGAGGAACGCGAGGTAAGAGAGCAACCAGACTGTGTAAAGTAAGACTGACTCGGGTGTTCCACTGGGACTTTGACACTCTCCACCTGATAGGACAACATGGTTTCCTACAGCCAGAAACACCTGAGAAAGCCCTGCACCGAATCGCATCAGAACTGCCCGCAAAAGCTCCTTCTTCCTTGGACACGGTACCCCCTTCTCGCTGTCTCATCCCTccatacctccatccctccccccatccagcCCACACCTCGCCTCCGAGGCGGCTGTGTCCCAGCggctctgcctgcctctgatCCGGCAGAGTCGGTCGTTTGGTTCGCCTGCCAGCATTTCTCCCTCACCTAGCACACCCAGGCGTCTGTGTTTAGGCCCCGGCCCATTCATGCTGCTCCAGCAGACCTGAgcccggggtgtgtgtgtgtgtgtgtgtgtgtgtgtgtgtgtgtgtgtagcagcggACAGGGAGCCCTGCTTGGCTGCCGGTGTGACCAGGCCTCATCAACACCTCTGCGTCAGCGGGGTCCGCTCCGACACCAGGTCCAAGGGGACTTCTCTGGCGTCCTCCCAAGCCGATCCCCTTCCAACCCTGTCTGGAGCTCCATGACCCCCACCTCGACAGTTACCCAGCCAGGGGAGATGGAACCGGGGGCTCTGCACAGCCCTCTCTGCAGCTGGAGACACCTCCGCTCGTCTGGGAAGACCGACACCGCCTCCCTCTGGTGCAATCGCCACATCACACGATCCGGACGCTTCTCACCGACACAACTGAGGCATTGTGGGCCCAGGTAAACAAGGGGCTCCACATATTCCAGTGGGCGCATTCTATCCGTACAGACACCACCCGATGAGTTTGCGCCAGGTTTAAATCTGGTGTGATCGATCGCGATGGCACGAATGAAGAGCTTGTGGTTTTACGCGATACCGCCACCCGCTGGACATTGTCGGCCGGCACAGGGCTAGGTTGAGAGTAGAGGGTCGGAAGGGGGCGACGGTCTCACCTGCGGTTggtcttcttccctctctcctcctcgctgggCTCCACCTTCTtctcccccgccccgccctTCTTCAGCTTCTTGGAGATGCGAtcccgcctctcctccttctcgtcTGAGTCAATGTCGTCATCCGCCTCCATGTCGCCCTCGACCTCCTCATCCTAcacagggacagagggggggaggggggtattaAAGGCCTCGACCTCCTCATCCTACACAGGgacgtgggggaggggggtattaaaggcagggtagctTTTAAGGGaaggggtgggatattttggtttgaatcctttaaACTCAAGGTAAAATTGCTAGGCTCGTAAAACTTgcttaccctgcctttaagtcaAGCAAAGAGGCGGGATGAATACGTGTCGAGGGAGACAGGccagagattttttttttttttacttgagtgTCGAATTATAACATACCTCAGCCACATCTCCAGACACATCTTTGTCTTTTTTCCTATAAAAGATCAAGATGCAAATGTATGCTAAATGTAAGAAATTCATTGGCTATGAAAACATACAGGTAAGATCGAGCAGGAACGTGTGACTGTCAGTATACCTGTTCACAACTGGGACAGAGCTTAACCTGGGGTCATCCTTCAGCAGGTCATGGCTACTTTTGCTTTTTCCTTTCAGTGTctggacaaaaacacacaatgtGGAAATCAGTATAACATTCCCATGACTCTGATATTAGGATCCGTGAGATTGGTATCCGTGGTTACCTGGCTGACTTGGTtgaccatctcttcctcctcttctgcctcctctccaaACGACAACAGACTGAAGTTCCTGGTCAAAACAAACAGCAAGTCTTCACATGTCTTCCGTGTTCCTAACTCACCAGAGATGAATACGTCTGTCTCTGAGCGTAAGACTGAGGCAGTCTGTCTCTGAGCGTGAGACTGAGGCAGTCTGTCTCTGAGCGTAAGACTGAGGCAGTCTGTCTCTGAGCGTGAGACTGAGGCAGTCTGTCTCTGAGCGTAAGACTGAGGCAGTCTGTCTCTGAGCGTAAGACTGAGGCAGTCTGTCTCTGAGCGTAAGACTGAGGCAGTCTGTCTTTGAGCGTAAGACTGAGGCAGTCTGTCTCTGAGCGTAAGACTGAGGCAGTCTGTCTCTGAGCGTAAGACTGAGGCAGTCTGTCTCTGAGCGTAAGACTGAGGCAGTCTGTCTTTGAGCGTAAGACTGAGGCAGTCTGTCTCTGAGCGTAAGACTGAGGCAGTCTGTCTCTGAGCGTAAGACTGAGGCAGTCTGTCTCTGAGCGTGAGACTGAGGCAGTCTGTCTCTGAGCGTAAGACTGAGGCAGTCTGTCTCTGAGTGTAAGACTGACGCAGTCTGTCTCTGAGTGGCAGGGTtaggcagggttagggttaggcaggATATATGGTCTGTCTCTGagtggcagggttagggttaggcaggATGAGGTCTGTCTCTGAGTggcagggttaggggttaggcaGGATGAGGTGTGTCTCTGAGTGGCAGGGTTATGGTTAGGCAGGATGACATCTGTCTCTGagtgacagggttagggttaggcaggATGACATCTGTCTCTGagtgacagggttagggttaggcaggATGACGTCTGTCTCTGAGTGACAGGGTTAGGCAGGATGaggtgtgtctctgagtgtcAGGGTTATGGTTAGGCAGGATGACATCTGTCTCTGagtgacagggttagggttaggcaggATGACATCTGTCTCTGagtgacagggttagggttaggcaggATGACGTCTGTCTCTGAGTgacagggttaggggttaggcaGGATGAGGTGTGTCTCTGAGTgacggggttagggttaggcaggATGACGTCTGTCTCTGagtggcagggttagggttaggcagcCTGACGTTTTAAGAAACACATACTTGGTGGCTTTGGACTGAGactttttcccctcctctttgtccttctccttcttgGCTTTCTTCGATTCACGCGGCTCGATGTCATCGAAGGGACAATGCAACACCTGtgaagatagagagatagacagagagcaagaaagagacagagagagagagacagagagatgtaatTTACATTCCAGGTTAGTCTAGTGATCTACACGTATACTAGGTTACCATGTTACACCCTTTACCTCAGCAGTGCGAATCTTATGTGGATTGAGAGGTCTCTCATCACTATCACATTCCACTTCAGCCAGTCTGAGCATGTTGtaaactgtgtctcctgtcaccTGTGTTGGGgcgagacacagaggagagagagaggagggacatttacatttagtcatttagcagacgctcttatccagagcgacttataataagtacagggacattcccccgaggcaagtagggtgaagtgccttgcccaaggacacaacgtcatttggcacggccgggaatcgaactggcaaccttcagattaccagcctgattccctaaccgctcagccacctgactccattcacaagacagaaaagaaaactgtcaagaaaatgtgttttgaaACAGTTTCTTGAACTTTCTTTTGCCCCCCTGCTGCTCCATTTTGTTGGCATTTAATCGAATTACCTTTCCAaatattgtgtgtttgttgttgagCTCGTCGGCCCGGCCCAATGTGAAAAAAAACTGGCTTCCATTGTCGTGAGGCCCTGCGTTTGCCATGGCAACCAGACCCCTTCTGTTGAAGCGCAGTCTGGAGTGGAATTCATCCTAGAGGTGGGAGGCAAAATAACAAGACAAGACAGTGAAAAATGCATCCATAGAAATACATAAAACCGAGGCAGGACTATCTGCCTGCTATCGTCTCATTATACAACACTGAGGGCTGCCTCTACTGACATTAAAAAGGTTAGAGGCAGTGAAATCAAACCTTGAAAGGACGTCCATAGATGGACTCCCCGCCAGTCCCAGTTCCTGTGGGGTCTCCTCCCTGGACAATGAACTCGGGCACCACTCTGTGGAACACTGTCCCTTCATAGTAACCTTGGAGAGACACAGGAACATCAGCACTCAAGTCGAGTAATAATACTGAGCTGTGAAATTTCACGATCTCTATGTTTAAGGGCGCGTTGGAATTCTATCCACCAGCTGATTAGCATAGCGTCTCTCATCGCCGGTCAGTCAGTACCTTCCATGCATAGCTGGACGAAGTTTCTGCAGGCTTTCGGGGCCTCCTTGGACCATAGCTCAATATCTATTTCACCAGCTGAGGTCTTCAAAAGGACCTAAGGAGGAAGCACATGTCAACAGATATAGTTATAAAGAGGTAGAAGGAATTGAACTGAAAAGGTGAACATTGTTTGGTGCCTAAAATGGGGAATATAGTGTGTATACATTGAATGGAGCTGTAATCGTTTGGCTTAGTAAGAGGAGTGACAGATTTTCGCCTACCTTCCCATTTGATGGGGGTTCTTGAATGTAGATGTTACTCATGTCGTTGTAGGGATAGACACAATACTAGAGACCGAAAAACGTTAATTTCTGCACCAGAATAGCAACGTGTATCCCTCAAGGGTGATGATAACTATCCTATTTAGTAATAACACTTAATAGTATGAATTTATGCTGAATGTTGGTACCCCTGTGCCTCTCGCGCACAAACTACCATGAGGCTGTTTTTGTTTACCTCGCATGCATGGGGGTGGGTCGAGTACATTAGATTTAATATGTACATGTATTTTCACGATATATTATTCACAGAGATGCAAACGTGTAAAACAGTTTGAAAAATCTAGAAAGTGTAGCAGATGTTTTTCTAAAAAGTCATTTTTAAACTGTACAATTTCGCATTTTTGTAACGTCCCCCTAAACGTTTGAAACATTGGTTTGGCTCCCCCAATTTGTTTCGTTTACTATGCCGGGGCCATCCCTCGGAACATCGAGTAGGCCTGCTCTATTTTGCTGAACGCCAGTTTAGAACAAGCAGTTACGCTCGTTTACAAAACCAGGAAACCTATGGTGTTACACTCTAACCAATCCCTAAAGAAACAAAGCTAGAATATCGAAGTACTTTAGCTAAATAGGGAATGTAGATTAAGTATCCATTTAGTTAGACAATAATATTCctggaaaatatattttctatataaTTTTAAGAGATTAAGGCACTGGcgcagttttttttattaacgGGTTTAACTAAACCCCCATGATTGCCTAAATGTAGGACTTCATTGTTTCCTAGTCGCCAGTATTTTGTAGAGGACTCACGAGGAATTCCGCCAACTTGCTAACGTTGCCACACTTTTCACAGTTTGGAACGATTTTACCATTTTACATTCGATTATGGCTGTGCCAGGTATGTATCACAAATACATAGGTTTTTTTCTCGTACAATTTCCAGTAGAGTTTATCAGTGACTGTTTTTACGAAATATCTTGTTAGCTGACTAGCTAACTAaatttagctagctaacaacgACGCACGTTCAGTAATTTTGTATTTTATCTTGCATTGCCAGGTCCCAACAAGGACAACATCAGGGCTGGATGCAAGAAATGTGGTTACCGTAAGTATTTTTGAACATTGTATAATAACTATTGTTATGGACTTTTCCCAATATGTGATTATTTTACAATAAAGCGATAAAATAGCATGCGTGTCATATGACGTGAGGACACCATACGGGTTCATTTGTCGTAATCTCATGCAACTTTCTCCCCTGGTCTTTAGCTGGACACCTGACGTTTGAGTGTCGCAACTTTGTGCGTGTGGATCCCCAGAAGGACATAGTTCTGGATGTGAGCAGCACCAGCACCGAGGAAAGCGAAGAGGATGAGCCGGAAGTTGTTCGCATTGAAAAGCCGGTCCGAGGTAATCGGCACTCTAAAGGTTATCATCCATTAATCCATTGTCTCACAATTAACCAAAGCGTACATGACGGCCTTAACGTTCACTGTTGAGATATGGGGAGTTGTCATTGTGTTGCCCAAACGTTATCATTCATGGTTTTTGAAAgtcgttttttttccttctggACTTTATCTAGGTTCTCATGATGATTCTAGAAAAGAACgacacaaaagaaagaaaactaaAGACAGTAAATCAAGAAAGAGGTATGTATTATTTACACATTGTGAAACGGAGAATACCAGTCTTCACCTGATGAACTTCACTGACTACCGTCAGATTATTTCTAATTACTTCTAATTACGGTTTGCTCTATTTTCAGGACATATTCCTCAAGTGACGAAGAAGAGAGCAAGAAGAGAAAGAAGCACAAGAGCCACAAGAAGAAAGGCaagaaggaaaagaaagaacGTCATAAGAAGAAGCAGAAAAAGAAACATGAATCTTCCTCATCTGATAGCTCCAGTGGTTCTTCAGACACCGACTAAAACATGAACACGTTTTTTTTATGTAGTCAATTTTCTTTTGTCGATTTTGAATTTGTGTGTGAATATTACCCTGATGGCATACGGTTAATAATCACGTTTTCACAAATCATTTTTACCCGATGTGTATATTGATACAAGTTAGACCCCTCTATATTTTCCACTTTTCTGGGAAGTGGGTGTACTGCTTTTTGTTCATTTACTCTAagtaataaaatgttttataacaTTTATCACGGTGTTTCGTCTCTCGTCTATGATTTGGCAGTGATCTCTTTTGCACACACGTTTTACGTGTTTGTCATAAACCAGAGACAGGGAAGCCGATTACGATTTGACGAACCATTGTAAAGATGGTTACTATTACTGTTTTGAACTGTAGGGGGCGAAATACGCTTTCGAAGTATTGTCCGGAGCCCGCCAGTACGTGTACGGAAACAATATTAGAGAAACAATGGCAGCCTCCACGGATAGTGCGGAGCTGAAGCGAAAACTTGGCGATAAtgagggagaaggtggagatgCAGAGGAAGAAGAATGGGTTGGGCCCATGCCAGAGGAAGCAACCCAgtcaaaaaagagaaaaggtaTGTTTTTGAGACACAGGCGCTTTTAGAAAACGAATAAAACCTCGGGAGGCAAGAGTTCGCCATGGCTGAATTAGCTACCTAGCCTGTTGCGCTAGCCTAGCTAAGCGAATATAACTTTACGTTCACAtccgtgattgtgtgtgtgttttttttttaccagtgcTTGAATATGAACGCGTCTACCTGGACAACTTGCCGTCAGCTGCCATGTATGAACGAAGCTACATGCACAGAGACGTTATCACGCACATTGTTTGCTCCAAGTAAGTTCGCACCAAGAAACGATAACCCATCCAGCTCGTGTCCTAACAGGCGGCGCAAGCTTTATTGCAAATGAGGAAAATAACCAGAGAACCTTGATAAACATACCATCATGAAACGTCTGTCCCTCGACTTACTATTGTACTTCCTCTGTGTCTCAGGACAGACTTTATCATCACAGCTAGTCAAGATGGCCACGTGaagttttggaaaaaaaaggaGGATCATGGAATAGAGTTCGTCAAACACTTTCGC
Proteins encoded in this region:
- the cwc27 gene encoding spliceosome-associated protein CWC27 homolog; the protein is MSNIYIQEPPSNGKVLLKTSAGEIDIELWSKEAPKACRNFVQLCMEGYYEGTVFHRVVPEFIVQGGDPTGTGTGGESIYGRPFKDEFHSRLRFNRRGLVAMANAGPHDNGSQFFFTLGRADELNNKHTIFGKVTGDTVYNMLRLAEVECDSDERPLNPHKIRTAEVLHCPFDDIEPRESKKAKKEKDKEEGKKSQSKATKNFSLLSFGEEAEEEEEMVNQVSQTLKGKSKSSHDLLKDDPRLSSVPVVNRKKDKDVSGDVAEDEEVEGDMEADDDIDSDEKEERRDRISKKLKKGGAGEKKVEPSEEERGKKTNRSDELRKESRQLKKDLQAIKQRKEDASKPVQASPTEEAKPASSEAVAEFLEGRKKYEDQRKQKLKKGSTREAQTLALLDRFKTKLSSAITEEAPEVDLEELGEDEDRGWMAHVLQFDEQTRKVKDAAVPDADTFEIYDPRNPVNKRRREESKKIMQEKKAKR
- the srek1ip1 gene encoding protein SREK1IP1 isoform X1: MAVPGPNKDNIRAGCKKCGYPGHLTFECRNFVRVDPQKDIVLDVSSTSTEESEEDEPEVVRIEKPVRGNRHSKGSHDDSRKERHKRKKTKDSKSRKRTYSSSDEEESKKRKKHKSHKKKGKKEKKERHKKKQKKKHESSSSDSSSGSSDTD
- the srek1ip1 gene encoding protein SREK1IP1 isoform X2 is translated as MAVPGPNKDNIRAGCKKCGYPGHLTFECRNFVRVDPQKDIVLDVSSTSTEESEEDEPEVVRIEKPVRGSHDDSRKERHKRKKTKDSKSRKRTYSSSDEEESKKRKKHKSHKKKGKKEKKERHKKKQKKKHESSSSDSSSGSSDTD